A genomic window from Salvelinus sp. IW2-2015 linkage group LG13, ASM291031v2, whole genome shotgun sequence includes:
- the LOC111971479 gene encoding complement C1q-like protein 4 has product MNTTAFLLVSLCCCCCWLSAAQEETKKTENEDKECQTSQGSCYPDLCKLLRDFGVMQEKLRTTVEKLGVMETQLKVSENQLEELKNKERRKVIFSAGLGGNGHTGPIDHDTTLIYKEVITNIGGAYNPSTGVFAAPIAGVYYFSFFYHAGGSQAKYISLFKNGQRMVSSSDHQSSSDGADNGANAVTLQLELGDQVFIRLMANTHVWDSVNHTTFNGFLLKQV; this is encoded by the coding sequence ATGAATACTACTGCATTTCTGTTGGTTtccctgtgctgctgctgctgctggctgtcTGCGGCTCAAGAAGAGACCAAAAAGACTGAAAATGAAGATAAAGAATGCCAGACATCACAAGGCTCCTGCTACCCTGACTTGTGCAAGCTGCTGAGAGACTTCGGTGTCATGCAGGAGAAACTGCGAACCACGGTGGAAAAACTGGGAGTCATGGAAACCCAGCTCAAAGTTAGCGAGAATCAACTTGAGGAACTGAAAAataaggagagaaggaaggtgaTCTTTTCGGCTGGCCTGGGCGGGAATGGGCACACCGGACCAATCGACCATGACACTACCCTGATCTACAAAGAGGTCATCACTAACATCGGCGGTGCCTACAATCCAAGTACAGGGGTATTTGCTGCCCCTATTGCAGGGGTCTACTACTTCAGTTTCTTCTACCATGCCGGAGGAAGTCAAGCTAAATACATCTCCTTGTTCAAGAATGGACAGCGCATGGTCAGTTCCTCTGATCACCAGTCTAGCAGTGATGGAGCTGACAACGGGGCTAATGCAGTCACTCTACAGCTGGAGTTGGGGGACCAGGTCTTCATACGCCTAATGGCTAACACTCACGTGTGGGACTCTGTAAACCACACCACCTTCAATGGGTTCCTGCTCAAACAAGTGTGA